One Oncorhynchus kisutch isolate 150728-3 linkage group LG13, Okis_V2, whole genome shotgun sequence DNA window includes the following coding sequences:
- the LOC109901790 gene encoding uncharacterized protein LOC109901790 isoform X1, which yields MAQGFNTCFRNLPPLSSDSRTLNVPLDSEDSLAHHLESLIEHNDLSNTVVSPENISSDLSSNFFSNSNTSSDFVQQKYYDDVVWQDEGQPVHHEGQFNHTSNSLFASARAASSSNCLSTSGADLNPHDLKQECDLLNSSIPEDYSDVSSCSESNVDRKGPSCEMLKHGSNDSPLVADDEKENECAWKSPKTNTGSPESMSTTESEVEEDQDERPEKEKETFMMQENKYSETSGAPESLSVSEDKGEKDHLDREAHEKDETCMEQDDQHTDSPSGGKKGLTASVNERKEELDDEAQNAEEGCMEEDDRYSNVSSLEGQNEGTIVSESFKEEEHSLSQGTMDSQGIDASNAQDSAHKLNDNTCAFEYQDSVKDNDSLKVAGQENGKSSSVICGLGLGGSNQTFESCLEFPENQSLKTRFQEIVGSGTQSTNSTYEESASDSIRGSGGKEDHSSFDFLERCLGLNNFGIEQKSCIENEWLRPIDESNVSSCLEEDQASQQNLMRHIEPPDLVRAGLENTRKTFHKVFTADDEQEPPVLSECYGEPLSREDCMSDTEGNQERGETGSIDSTELNQEGGDSTIDNIEDERDFEDQAAQLKSSLYMRKCMHPIVLLRNSELKNDTGGAYQCAACQQAAQSIDHLIEHHHCNHSENKLNFCQTCGTYMTCDSLAKKHQCGIIDENAQLSSNMKPQKRKSTGHAFHKCRYCTHTFYRLCDYNKHVQRHSGRTEHKCHRCGCNFSQCRSLNRHLREKKCQRRSSQVPVKQIQTTPRISIYKKGTVHPCVLPPDSPYANLPDCFVKLVDICKEHVCRLCGKSFASSAKLYKHGYNVHHTKTRSYKVRPKCQNTYRSYKCQKCLMTFNYSSNFSRHKKRCKGAEMNEKFKCPLCPRLFKYSYNRSHHLREQCIKDFTQGISGKVDMKFRCPFCTTTFTNASNRHRHIRLVCLKEYIHNETSRTKAERQENMAQKETQKPPLKTALNQNEPGLKCNYCPAVFAHSSGKYRHMRKHKLFENTGKKIKFRYSNIIPISNKSKASIEEPKDGPLYSEASSQPFSCLFCGKWFNTSYSLKKHICSMHMGDKPYRCLECGKRFGKEIHLVAHKKVHQRRIQCTVCKKILPTIGDLIQHRQSHIKKGMLQCPDCPSQFQYPVYLLRHMASHHKLQQEQPLKEKKQRHPSKHEPLGSLPPVKEQEEGEKLGCPICPEVFHSGTELSSHCLNHVSESSTSQCPFCKRLFSSRTSLVRHIRIHTGEKPFSCQSCGESFRRKEYLQLHQEKCPGPQSKQELPTIKESEDVSSKSLVTRIRKVYKCSYCPREFEKLPRLLLHHNGHMQNTVTPCPKCGKCYRQRRKLHERLCNGSNIKSIEPVSTVWHPCRNCGRKFSRDYNRDVHERICNSVKPLQKNTSNSGNSNMHPCRNCGKYFTRSDNRNFHEKTCNSAKPLQKNTIEIRTSSRDKLQHKCPHCPSKFKYRSFLLRHIGSHTGEKSYPCMHCGHSYGIQSRCLQHEAFCDGVNRQKPPSASLGEYKCNICTKIFMKSRNLRRHILTHTEVKPYRCKACDSCFSRHDHLKLHQSRCKGKRQRLEVRIAKISLADVGRGWQNNLNITDSGKQQGFDCSICSKIFPSHSIMSRHIAMSHAIRTVSSFTHEKSLKRHINIGACQRFYAKTKLSEKLNVTSPPSRETNRLLQRIQLQYKDKRKFKCTFCPRLFKSGEQLRVHTRLHTGEKPFGCSNCGERFIRRDYLQRHLNRCKGEPLDRVLCDRCGNVFSQDELENHQLTCVVKCKSPARSRTESTTRSPPKGFSCANCSARFLLFSQLQQHFLNTHRDTPTNQASPLQEQLSSMVNIKEEPMDEGYGDTWQNSDNNLMLDQDSDPNDMNKPIKCPQCNLHFGNKGGFSRHMRTHLGEYPFNCKKCNKGFWNKNLCRKHVRKCRLVKVTKEEVNTDSVITSELDPTLKETVLVFNQGYKTTGTGVLQTNFSCKDDLKDLTLQNSSGNQGKGRSSHDRIHSGQQVPGNKYQCSECDRSFTDGLLLISHLEDHGREELERKKKFCQPCGKTFANPSDLARHMRGHWNEKIFSCPQCPQTFPCPSDLDIHRTCHDSNRPFVCKECQQRFWTSQSLENHQSQAHSKELIHTCHVCNKNYSIRSSLVKHIRMKHQTQKNMDVVIHVKEKETAVQEKFDMDMDVDVDGGSNASNDEDENDANEDNDSDSADYFPCHVCGKTFTTSESLEDHQRCHLGEKPHECAECGKCFFQAGQLQQHLRSHKSEYQCQICGRGFVSLFALRKHKHTHGKSRQHRCSKCPLSFTGPSQLAEHMGTHRDDNFPCDICDRTFSCKMSRAEHRKIHTETEDVPPERTASPSPTASSSTIKHLQYRCGVCNERFKEPEQLSEHGCMAARERPYSCHECNKHFLQASHLNKHELSHYQIPQSYVYRCNQCHMSFNYRHNFVSHLNKHGDDEAAAEALKGGSVTNAWETVSEKRTIYKCPICPQRFAHAIELASHLSIHSENTFACSVCKLTFPNKSKLEEHERSHLTAATQYECTECGQSFLGSDFPQHHCARRQHAVIDHERPHLSNRQSMEEEVDVGEDFFNCTVCLMRFSSRGSLQQHLNKEHHNERPFKCQSCGKTFALKRYLRDHERRQHKFGTERAHPTYKATDSESQYKCSVCPKTLTSAHDLSLHMKVHTEQESGGDHRCDMCYKSFSRLSLLRQHQESHVGQVVYECTECDKAFAFPHLLEEHQMSHAAGP from the coding sequence ATGGCTCAAGGATTTAACACTTGTTTTCGGAACCTTCCGCCATTGTCGTCGGATTCAAGGACTTTGAATGTGCCTTTGGATTCTGAAGATAGTTTGGCGCACCACCTTGAAAGCCTCATTGAACATAATGACCTTTCCAACACCGTGGTTTCTCCGGAAAACATTTCCTCAGACTTGAGTTCAAACTTTTTCTCAAATTCCAATACTAGTTCTGATTTTGTACAACAGAAATACTATGATGACGTCGTTTGGCAAGATGAGGGTCAACCAGTACATCATGAAGGTCAGTTTAATCACACAAGCAACAGCCTCTTTGCCTCAGCTAGAGCAGCCAGTTCAAGTAATTGCCTCTCAACTTCAGGTGCAGACCTAAACCCCCATGATCTTAAACAAGAATGTGACTTATTGAACTCTTCCATTCCAGAGGACTACTCAGATGTTAGTAGCTGCTCAGAGTCCAATGTtgacaggaaagggccttcttgTGAAATGTTAAAACATGGTTCAAATGATTCTCCACTGGTTGCAGATGACGAGAAGGAAAATGAATGTGCATGGAAGAGCCCAAAGACCAACACAGGTTCGCCAGAAAGCATGTCTACaacagagagtgaggtagaggagGATCAAGATGAACGACCAGAGAAGGAAAAGGAGACATTCATGATGCAAGAGAATAAATACTCAGAGACCTCCGGTGCTCCAGAAAGCCTATCTGTTTCAGAGGACAAGGGAGAAAAGGATCATCTGGATAGAGAAGCACATGAGAAAGATGAGACTTGCATGGAGCAAGATGATCAACACACAGACTCTCCCTCAGGTGGCAAAAAAGGTTTGACTGCCTCAGTGAATGAGAGAAAAGAGGAACTGGATGATGAAGCACAGAATGCGGAAGAGGGATGCATGGAGGAAGATGATCGGTACTCAAATGTCAGTAGCCTAGAGGGCCAAAATGAAGGAACCATCGTTAGCGAGAGCTTTAAAGAGGAAGAGCATTCATTATCCCAAGGAACTATGGACTCGCAGGGTATCGATGCATCCAATGCTCAAGATTCTGCTCACAAGCTGAATGATAATACCTGTGCCTTTGAATATCAGGATTCAGTTAAGGATAATGACTCTTTAAAGGTTGCTGGTCAAGAAAATGGCAAAAGTTCCTCTGTCATTTGTGGATTAGGCCTAGGGGGTAGCAATCAAACGTTTGAGTCTTGTTTGGAATTCCCTGAAAATCAATCGCTGAAAACTAGATTTCAAGAGATTGTTGGTAGTGGCACTCAAAGTACAAACTCAACCTATGAGGAAAGTGCAAGTGATTCCATTCGTGGAAGTGGAGGGAAAGAGGATCACAGTAGCTTTGATTTTTTGGAGCGTTGTTTAGGTCTGAACAACTTTGGAATTGAACAGAAGTCCTGTATTGAAAATGAGTGGCTAAGACCTATCGATGAGTCAAATGTATCGTCTTGTTTGGAAGAGGACCAGGCATCCCAACAGAACCTAATGCGCCATATCGAGCCACCAGACCTTGTGAGAGCTGGTCTTGAAAACACAAGAAAGACatttcataaagtattcacagCAGATGATGAGCAAGAACCCCCAGTGCTAAGTGAATGCTACGGTGAACCATTGTCAAGAGAAGATTGTATGAGTGACACCGAGGGTAATCAGGAAAGGGGGGAGACCGGGTCTATTGATTCAACTGAGTTGAACCAGGAGGGAGGAGATTCAACTATTGATAACATTGAAGACGAGAGGGATTTTGAGGACCAAGCAGCTCAGTTGAAATCCTCACTGTATATGAGGAAATGCATGCACCCTATTGTACTGCTCAGGAACTCTGAACTAAAAAATGACACAGGTGGGGCTTATCAGTGTGCAGCATGCCAACAGGCTGCACAAAGTATAGACCATCTAATTGAGCATCACCATTGTAACCACTCTGAGAACAAATTAAATTTCTGTCAGACCTGTGGTACTTACATGACATGTGATTCACTAGCCAAGAAACATCAGTGTGGTATTATTGATGAAAATGCACAACTCTCTTCTAATATGAAACCCCAGAAGAGAAAATCAACCGGGCATGCTTTTCACAAATGTAGATACTGCACACATACATTTTACAGACTCTGTGATTACAACAAGCATGTGCAGAGGCACTCGGGTAGAACTGAACATAAGTGTCATAGGTGTGGCTGTAACTTTTCACAATGTCGTAGTCTGAACAGACATTTACGTGAAAAGAAATGCCAGCGTCGAAGTTCACAAGTTCCTGTTAAACAGATTCAAACAACCCCACGTATCAGCATTTACAAAAAGGGAACTGTACATCCATGTGTCCTCCCACCAGACAGCCCCTATGCCAATCTTCCAGATTGTTTTGTGAAACTAGTGGACATTTGCAAGGAGCATGTTTGTCGTCTTTGTGGGAAAAGCTTTGCAAGCAGTGCAAAACTCTACAAGCACGGATACAATGTACACCATACAAAAACCAGGTCATATAAGGTTCGGCCTAAGTGTCAGAACACATACAGGTCGTATAAGTGTCAGAAATGCCTGATGACATTCAATTATTCAAGCAATTTTAGCAGGCACAAGAAAAGATGCAAAGGAGCTGAGATGAATGAGAAATTCAAGTGCCCTCTTTGCCCACGCCTTTTCAAATATTCCTACAACCGGTCCCACCATTTGCGTGAGCAGTGCATTAAAGACTTTACACAGGGAATCTCAGGGAAAGTTGACATGAAATTTCGATGCCCCTTCTGCACCACCACCTTTACTAATGCTTCTAACCGACATAGACACATAAGACTGGTGTGCCTCAAGGAATATATACACAATGAGACTTCAAGGACCAAAGCTGAACGCCAGGAAAACATGGCCCAGAAAGAAACACAAAAGCCGCCACTGAAAACAGCACTGAATCAAAATGAGCCGGGTCTCAAATGCAACTACTGTCCGGCCGTTTTTGCTCATTCTTCTGGAAAGTACAGACACATGAGGAAACATAAGTTGTTTGAAAACACTGGAAAAAAGATCAAGTTCAGGTATTCAAACATAATTCCAATTTCTAACAAGTCCAAGGCTAGTATTGAGGAGCCCAAAGACGGTCCACTCTACAGTGAAGCCAGCAGCCAGCCCTTTTCCTGTCTCTTCTGTGGAAAATGGTTCAACACTTCATATTCCCTGAAGAAACACATCTGTAGTATGCACATGGGTGACAAACCATATCGCTGCCTGGAATGTGGAAAACGTTTTGGGAAAGAAATCCATCTTGTTGCTCACAAAAAAGTGCACCAGCGAAGGATACAGTGTACTGTTTGCAAGAAGATACTTCCTACCATTGGGGACTTGATTCAACACAGGCAATCTCACATCAAAAAGGGCATGCTTCAGTGCCCAGACTGCCCATCGCAGTTCCAGTACCCAGTGTATCTTCTTCGACATATGGCATCACATCACAAACTTCAGCAAGAGCAGCCACTCAAAGAGAAAAAACAGAGGCACCCCTCAAAACATGAGCCGCTTGGGTCCTTGCCACCAGTCAAAGAGCAGGAAGAGGGAGAAAAGTTGGGGTGCCCCATATGCCCAGAGGTCTTTCACAGTGGCACAGAACTGAGTAGTCACTGCCTAAACCATGTATCGGAGTCCTCTACAAGTCAGTGTCCGTTTTGTAAACGCCTCTTCTCTTCCCGCACATCTTTGGTGCGTCATATACGCATTCATACAGGGGAGAAACCATTTTCTTGTCAGAGTTGTGGAGAATCTTTTCGTCGAAAAGAATATCTCCAGTTGCACCAAGAAAAGTGTCCAGGTCCACAAAGCAAACAAGAACTGCCCACTATCAAAGAAAGTGAAGATGTCTCATCAAAATCTTTGGTGACAAGAATAAGGAAAGTATACAAATGTTCATACTGTCCTCGGGAATTTGAAAAATTGCCCCGTTTATTACTGCACCACAATGGCCACATGCAAAATACAGTAACCCCCTGTCCAAAATGTGGTAAATGTTACAGACAAAGGCGCAAGTTACATGAAAGACTTTGCAATGGCTCAAACATAAAATCTATAGAGCCAGTGAGCACTGTCTGGCATCCTTGTAGGAATTGTGGGAGGAAGTTTTCAAGAGATTATAATCGAGATGTCCATGAGAGGATTTGCAACTCTGTAAAGCCCTTGCAAAAAAACACCAGCAATTCTGGCAACTCAAACATGCATCCTTGCAGGAATTGTGGAAAGTACTTTACAAGGAGTGATAATCGGAATTTCCATGAGAAGACTTGCAACTCTGCCAAGCCCTTGCAAAAAAACACCATAGAAATTAGGACCAGTAGCAGGGACAAGTTGCAGCACAAATGCCCCCACTGTCCAAGCAAGTTCAAGTACAGAAGTTTTCTCCTGAGACATATTGGGTCACACACTGGAGAAAAATCATATCCATGCATGCACTGTGGTCACAGCTATGGAATCCAATCACGATGCTTACAGCATGAAGCTTTCTGTGATGGTGTTAACAGACAAAAGCCACCAAGCGCCAGCCTTGGTGAATATAAGTGCAATATCTGCACAAAAATCTTCATGAAATCCCGAAACTTAAGGCGTCACATCCTAACGCACACAGAGGTAAAGCCATATCGCTGTAAGGCCTGTGACAGCTGTTTCTCCAGACATGATCATCTAAAGCTGCACCAGAGTCGCTGCAAAGGGAAAAGACAACGTTTAGAGGTTCGCATTGCCAAAATTAGTCTTGCAGATGTTGGAAGGGGCTGGCAAAATAACCTGAACATTACCGATTCAGGAAAGCAACAAGGGTTTGACTGCAGCATATGTTCAAAGATCTTCCCGTCTCACAGCATTATGTCCCGACATATTGCCATGTCACATGCTATAAGAACCGTCAGTTCATTTACTCATGAAAAATCACTTAAGAGACATATAAACATTGGTGCATGTCAAAGATTTTACGCAAAAACAAAGCTTTCAGAAAAGCTAAATGTTACAAGCCCACCATCTAGAGAGACAAACCGACTTCTACAGAGGATCCAGCTGCAATATAAAGACAAACGCAAATTCAAATGTACCTTTTGCCCTCGTCTTTTCAAAAGTGGTGAGCAATTGAGGGTGCACACCCGCTTGCATACAGGGGAGAAACCTTTTGGATGTTCTAATTGTGGTGAAAGATTTATCCGTAGGGACTACCTGCAGCGCCATTTGAACAGGTGCAAAGGGGAACCTCTTGACAGAGTGCTTTGTGACAGATGTGGCAACGTATTTTCGCAAGACGAACTCGAGAACCATCAACTGACATGTGTTGTCAAGTGTAAATCACCTGCCCGTAGTCGAACTGAGTCCACTACTCGCAGTcccccaaaagggttctcctgtgcTAATTGCAGTGCCCGCTTCCTGCTGTTCTCACAGCTCCAGCAACACTTTCTCAACACGCATAGAGACACTCCAACAAATCAGGCTTCACCTCTACAGGAGCAGTTGTCCAGCATGGTGAACATAAAAGAGGAGCCAATGGATGAAGGATATGGTGACACTTGGCAGAATAGTGATAACAATCTCATGCTTGATCAAGACAGTGATCCAAACGATATGAACAAACCCATTAAATGTCCACAGTGCAACTTGCACTTTGGAAATAAGGGTGGATTTTCCAGACACATGCGTACACATTTAGGAGAGTACCCATTCAACTGCAAGAAATGCAATAAAGGCTTTTGGAACAAAAACTTATGTCGGAAACATGTAAGGAAATGTAGACTTGTAAAGGTCACGAAGGAAGAAGTTAACACGGACTCTGTAATTACTTCAGAGCTGGATCCTACTCTTAAAGAGACTGTCCTAGTCTTCAACCAAGGTTACAAAACAACAGGCACTGGGGTTTTGCAGACTAATTTCTCCTGCAAAGATGACTTGAAGGATTTAACACTGCAGAATTCCTCTGGAAATCAAGGCAAAGGAAGATCTTCCCATGATAGAATACATAGTGGTCAACAAGTCCCAGGCAACAAGTACCAGTGCTCAGAGTGTGATAGAAGTTTCACAGATGGGCTTCTGCTCATCAGCCATTTAGAGGACCATGGGCGTGAGGAGCTAGAAAGAAAAAAGAAATTCTGCCAGCCTTGTGGTAAGACGTTTGCTAATCCTTCAGACCTAGCAAGGCATATGAGAGGCCACTGGAATGAGAAGATCTTTTCTTGCCCACAATGTCCACAGACTTTTCCCTGTCCTTCTGACCTTGACATCCATAGAACTTGTCATGACTCAAATAGACCATTTGTCTGCAAAGAGTGTCAACAAAGGTTTTGGACTAGTCAATCTTTAGAAAACCATCAAAGCCAAGCTCATTCAAAAGAACTAATTCATACATGCCATGTCTGTAACAAGAACTATTCAATCAGAAGTTCACTTGTTAAACATATTAGGATGAAGCATCAAACCCAGAAGAACATGGATGTTGTTATCCACGTGAAGGAAAAGGAGACTGCAGTGCAAGAGAAATTTGACATGGACATGGACGTTGATGTGGATGGAGGAAGTAATGCAAGTAATGATGAAGATGAAAATGATGCTAATGAGGACAATGACTCTGACTCTGCAGACTACTTCCCCTGCCATGTCTGTGGGAAAACGTTCACCACATCAGAAAGCCTTGAGGATCACCAACGCTGTCACCTCGGTGAAAAACCTCATGAGTGTGCAGAATGTGGCAAATGTTTTTTCCAGGCAGGGCAACTGCAACAGCACCTTCGGAGCCACAAGTCTGAGTATCAGTGTCAAATATGTGGCAGAGGCTTTGTCTCACTCTTTGCCTTACGCAAACACAAGCATACTCATGGAAAGAGCCGTCAACACCGTTGCTCCAAGTGCCCGCTCAGCTTCACAGGGCCCTCGCAGCTGGCAGAGCACATGGGCACCCACCGCGATGACAATTTCCCTTGTGATATATGTGATCGCACATTCTCCTGCAAGATGAGTCGGGCAGAGCACCGGAAAATCCACACTGAGACAGAGGATGTTCCACCAGAGAGGACTGCATCCCCCTCTCCTACTGCCTCTTCCTCTACAATTAAACACCTTCAATATCGTTGTGGGGTTTGTAATGAACGTTTCAAAGAACCAGAACAACTGTCTGAGCATGGGTGCATGGCTGCCAGAGAGCGACCTTATTCATGCCATGAATGTAATAAGCATTTCTTGCAAGCGTCTCACTTAAATAAGCATGAGCTCAGTCACTACCAAATACCACAATCATACGTGTATCGGTGCAATCAATGCCACATGAGTTTCAACTACCGTCACAATTTTGTCAGTCATTTAAATAAACACGGTGACGATGAGGCTGCAGCAGAAGCTCTGAAAGGAGGCTCAGTGACAAATGCTTGGGAAACTGTTTCAGAGAAGAGAACAATTTACAAATGCCCAATTTGCCCTCAGAGGTTTGCTCATGCCATAGAATTGGCAAGTCACCTTTCAATACACTCAGAGAACACATTTGCTTGCA